Proteins encoded within one genomic window of Meriones unguiculatus strain TT.TT164.6M chromosome 20, Bangor_MerUng_6.1, whole genome shotgun sequence:
- the LOC110561529 gene encoding male-specific lethal 3 homolog: MNTAPGCGPKDDGDEKDEDVSEQGDGDQKPKGRRELEPHSRREPDERAVRIPIPEVLQQRLADDCYYINRRRRLVRLPCQTNVGAILECYVRHFSAGALASGDRRPQPPRAAPERSVGLCREMADGLRITFDHALPLVLLYPQEQAQYEMVTSSTFFFPTEERATDAGRSQEAPWPGPATPQPSESQPAAGPTAPKRRKAEAEALRAPRRSTRHSGHGHWPSDDRASPQGKRSVPKLFPHLQRTPVHGSALSPIPLTPGKEGNALFAGFEGTAEEINEILSWKLVPDNYPPGHQPPPPSYIYGAQHLLRLFVKLPEILGKMSFSERNLKALLKHLDLFLRFLAEYQADFFLESAYVSACEAHYSSKNPRTIC; this comes from the coding sequence ATGAACACCGCCCCGGGCTGCGGCCCTAAGGACGACGGGGACGAGAAGGACGAGGACGTGAGTGAGCAGGGTGATGGAGACCAGAAGCCCAAAGGCAGACGGGAGCTGGAGCCGCACTCGAGGAGGGAGCCGGACGAAAGGGCCGTCCGCATCCCCATCCCGGAAGTGCTCCAGCAGCGGCTGGCGGACGACTGTTACTACATCAACCGCAGGCGGCGGTTGGTGCGGCTGCCGTGCCAGACCAACGTGGGGGCCATCCTCGAGTGCTACGTGCGCCACTTCTCGGCGGGCGCGCTGGCCTCGGGGGACCGCCGGCCGCAGCCCCCGCGCGCGGCGCCCGAGAGGAGTGTGGGCCTGTGCAGGGAGATGGCGGACGGGCTGCGCATCACCTTCGACCACGCGCTCCCCTTGGTGCTGCTCTACCCCCAGGAACAGGCCCAGTATGAAATGGTGacttcctccaccttcttcttcCCCACGGAGGAGAGGGCCACCGATGCTGGCAGGAGCCAGGAGGCGCCCTGGCCCGGCCCGGCCACACCTCAGCCCTCGGAGAGCCAGCCCGCGGCCGGGCCCACCGCCCCCAAGAGGCGcaaggcggaggcggaggcgctGCGGGCTCCCAGGCGGTCCACGCGCCACAGTGGCCACGGCCACTGGCCATCTGACGACCGGGCCTCACCTCAGGGCAAGCGCAGTGTGCCCAAGCTGTTCCCGCACTTGCAAAGGACACCTGTGCACGGCTCAGCACTCTCCCCCATTCCTCTGActccagggaaggaagggaatgCTCTGTTTGCTGGCTTTGAAGGGACAGCTGAGGAAATAAATGAGATCCTGTCCTGGAAGCTTGTGCCAGACAACTACCCCCCAGGACACCAGCCACCTCCCCCCTCCTACATTTACGGGGCCCAACATTTACTGCGACTGTTTGTGAAACTTCCAGAGATTCTTGGAAAGATGTCTTTCTCCGAGAGGAATCTGAAGGCATTACTGAAGCACCTGGATCTCTTTCTGAGATTCTTAGCAGAATACCAGGCCGACTTCTTCCTGGAGTCAGCTTATGTCTCTGCCTGTGAGGCGCACTATAGCAGCAAGAACCCCAGGACAATCTGTTAA